The following are from one region of the Pseudodesulfovibrio piezophilus C1TLV30 genome:
- the tnpA gene encoding IS200/IS605 family transposase, whose translation MSKGEASKKCNSSLCHTKWDCKYHIVWIPKYRRKVLFGKLRNYLGDVFHKLVAQRESKILEGHLCVDHVHMSIAIPPKYSVSQVVGYIKGKSAIHIAREVQGRAKGFAGQSFWARGYYVTTVGRDEKMIREYIRKQEDDDKRMEQLKFRL comes from the coding sequence GTGAGCAAGGGAGAGGCTTCAAAGAAGTGCAATTCAAGCCTATGTCATACAAAATGGGACTGCAAGTACCATATCGTTTGGATACCTAAGTACCGACGTAAGGTGCTGTTTGGAAAGCTTAGAAATTACTTGGGCGATGTGTTCCATAAACTGGTAGCACAACGAGAAAGCAAGATACTGGAAGGGCACTTGTGTGTTGATCATGTGCATATGTCTATTGCGATTCCACCCAAATACTCGGTGTCCCAAGTGGTTGGTTACATAAAGGGTAAAAGTGCAATCCACATAGCGCGAGAAGTCCAAGGTCGGGCAAAAGGATTTGCAGGGCAGAGCTTCTGGGCGCGTGGATATTACGTCACGACAGTAGGGCGAGACGAAAAAATGATAAGGGAATACATTCGCAAGCAAGAAGATGACGACAAGCGGATGGAGCAACTGAAATTCC